The following are encoded in a window of Arthrobacter woluwensis genomic DNA:
- a CDS encoding AAA family ATPase, with product MTMTTEQATWFAGTFEKLVANVGQAVLGKQHVIRLTVMSMLAEGHVLFEDAPGTGKTSLARALAASVQGTHNRIQFTPDLLPSDVTGVNIYDQKTQQFNFHEGPVFANIVLADEINRASPKTQSALLEVMEESRVTVDGVTYEAKRPFMVLATQNPIEQAGTYRLPEAQLDRFLIKTSIGYPDHNSTVELLSGASLKDRSKALTPIITTKAIADMADLASTNHVDPAVLGYISRLTEETRNAPQTRLGVSVRGALAMVRAAKVWAAAQGRNFVLPDDVKELAPVVWTHRLVMDPEAEFSGATQEQVISRVLTEIAAPQQRA from the coding sequence ATGACGATGACCACCGAGCAGGCCACGTGGTTCGCCGGGACCTTCGAGAAACTCGTGGCCAACGTCGGCCAGGCGGTGCTGGGCAAGCAGCACGTCATCCGGCTGACGGTCATGAGCATGCTCGCGGAGGGCCACGTGCTCTTCGAGGACGCCCCGGGGACGGGCAAGACCTCCCTGGCCCGCGCCCTGGCGGCGAGTGTCCAGGGGACGCACAACCGCATCCAGTTCACCCCGGACCTCCTGCCGTCCGATGTGACGGGCGTGAACATCTACGACCAGAAGACGCAGCAGTTCAATTTCCACGAAGGCCCGGTGTTCGCCAACATCGTGCTCGCGGATGAGATCAACCGTGCCTCGCCGAAGACCCAGTCGGCGCTCCTGGAGGTCATGGAGGAATCCCGGGTGACCGTGGACGGCGTGACCTACGAGGCCAAGCGCCCGTTCATGGTGCTCGCCACCCAGAACCCGATCGAGCAGGCGGGCACCTACCGCCTTCCGGAAGCCCAGCTGGACCGCTTCCTGATCAAGACCAGCATCGGCTACCCGGACCACAACTCCACGGTGGAACTGCTGAGCGGCGCGAGCCTCAAGGACCGCTCCAAGGCCCTCACCCCGATCATCACCACCAAGGCGATCGCGGACATGGCGGACCTGGCGTCCACCAACCACGTGGATCCCGCCGTGCTCGGCTACATCTCGCGCCTGACCGAGGAGACCCGCAACGCGCCGCAGACCCGTCTGGGCGTGTCCGTGCGTGGCGCGCTCGCCATGGTTCGGGCCGCCAAGGTGTGGGCCGCCGCGCAGGGCCGGAACTTCGTGCTGCCGGACGATGTCAAGGAACTGGCCCCGGTGGTGTGGACCCACCGTCTGGTCATGGACCCGGAGGCGGAATTCTCCGGGGCGACCCAGGAGCAGGTGATCTCGCGCGTCCTCACCGAGATCGCGGCGCCTCAGCAGAGGGCCTGA